In Roseomonas fluvialis, one genomic interval encodes:
- a CDS encoding alpha/beta hydrolase fold domain-containing protein, with product MQPPLPGPAMILHRRVVLSAALAAPPLAAPTLAQAPAPTEAPRTLPARLLPVPRSVSAELQHRIAAPYPANWDHIPPDTAGWRALQAASAAEVDPLLPGLIEALRITVTPTTIAGVPAFDIAPRDMRPDRQGRLLVHLHGGGYVLYPGRAGAGEAMLMAGFAGFRCLSVDYRMPPDHPFPAALDDAIAAWRAVTAQHDPRRLGLFGSSAGGGLLLATLLRARAEGLPPPAAIAPGTPWCDLAGEGDSVNANAYVDNVLVSRTGWLGAAAALYAAGRDLRDPLLSPVNGDLSGFPPAILTSGTRDLLLSDTVRAHRRLRRAGVVADLQVLEGQSHAQFLDPTVPEAREAFNEIGDFLARYLGT from the coding sequence ATGCAGCCGCCACTGCCGGGCCCCGCCATGATCCTCCACCGCCGCGTCGTCCTCTCCGCCGCCCTGGCTGCGCCGCCCCTGGCCGCGCCAACCCTGGCGCAGGCCCCAGCGCCCACCGAGGCCCCCCGGACGCTGCCCGCTCGCCTGCTCCCTGTCCCGCGCAGCGTCAGCGCGGAGCTGCAACACCGCATCGCCGCGCCCTATCCCGCCAACTGGGACCACATCCCGCCCGATACCGCCGGCTGGCGCGCCCTGCAGGCCGCTTCCGCCGCCGAGGTCGACCCGCTGCTCCCGGGCCTGATCGAAGCGCTCCGCATCACCGTCACCCCCACCACCATCGCCGGCGTGCCGGCCTTCGACATCGCCCCGCGCGACATGCGCCCGGACCGCCAGGGCCGCCTGCTGGTCCACCTGCATGGTGGCGGCTACGTGCTCTATCCGGGCCGCGCCGGCGCGGGGGAGGCCATGCTCATGGCCGGTTTTGCAGGCTTCCGCTGCCTGTCGGTCGACTACCGCATGCCGCCCGACCACCCCTTCCCGGCGGCGCTGGACGACGCCATCGCCGCGTGGCGCGCGGTGACCGCGCAGCACGACCCGCGCCGGCTCGGCCTGTTCGGCAGTTCCGCCGGCGGCGGCCTGCTGCTGGCCACCCTGCTGCGCGCGCGCGCCGAGGGCCTGCCGCCCCCCGCCGCCATCGCCCCCGGCACCCCGTGGTGCGACCTGGCCGGCGAGGGCGATTCGGTGAACGCCAACGCTTATGTCGACAACGTGCTGGTCAGCCGCACCGGCTGGCTCGGCGCCGCGGCCGCGCTCTATGCCGCCGGGCGCGACCTGCGCGACCCGCTGCTCTCGCCCGTCAACGGCGACCTGTCGGGCTTCCCGCCCGCCATCCTCACCTCCGGCACGCGTGACCTGCTGCTGTCGGACACGGTGCGCGCGCATCGCCGCCTGCGCCGCGCTGGCGTGGTCGCCGACCTCCAGGTCCTTGAAGGCCAGAGCCACGCCCAGTTCCTCGACCCGACGGTGCCCGAGGCGCGCGAGGCCTTCAACGAAATCGGCGACTTCCTGGCCCGCTACCTCGGCACCTGA
- the ggt gene encoding gamma-glutamyltransferase translates to MRDFHLPGRSPAYGANGMAATSMPQATLAALDILRAGGNALDAAIAACAVQCVIEPASTGIGGDCFCLYVPAGSSKVVALNGSGRAPAGATPEALRAAGMTAMVNTSAHSVTVPGAISAWELLNRTHGRLGLDAILQPAIRYAEEGFAISPRVAWDWVGSVGKLMKHEASARRFLRDGEAPKLGTRFVQPELARTLKAIAARGKKAFYEGEVAADIVATLRAAGGLHTEEDFHRGADVAEFVEPISIDWRGMQVFQCPPNGVGMHVLQILGILGNLETPEQGPWSAERFHRHIEAARLVYRDRDAFLADPSQVDVPVERLLGADYLKRLAGLIRDDAAMPELPPAGESDFAKHKDTVYLCVVDKDGNACSFINSLFEGFGTGILAETSGVMLQNRGFGFRLQEGHPNCIAPNKRPLHTIIPGMVMKDGQAIMPYGVMGGRFQPTGQTLFLSNHFEFGLDVQEAIDHPRLMPQDGKVQVETGIPGQVVDRLNRLGHECVLVDKPHGGGQAIFIDREKGCLVGGSDPRKDGCALGY, encoded by the coding sequence ATGCGTGATTTCCATTTGCCTGGCCGCAGCCCCGCCTATGGCGCGAACGGCATGGCCGCGACCTCGATGCCGCAGGCGACGCTGGCCGCGCTCGATATCCTGCGCGCCGGGGGCAATGCGCTCGATGCCGCGATTGCCGCCTGCGCTGTGCAATGCGTGATCGAACCGGCCTCGACCGGGATCGGCGGCGACTGCTTCTGCCTGTACGTGCCGGCGGGGTCGTCGAAGGTGGTGGCGCTGAACGGGTCGGGGCGCGCGCCGGCGGGTGCGACGCCCGAGGCGCTGCGCGCGGCGGGGATGACCGCGATGGTCAATACGTCGGCCCATTCTGTGACGGTGCCCGGGGCGATCAGCGCCTGGGAACTGCTGAACCGGACGCATGGGCGGCTTGGCCTCGATGCCATCCTGCAGCCGGCGATCCGGTATGCCGAGGAAGGCTTCGCGATCTCCCCGCGCGTGGCGTGGGACTGGGTCGGCAGCGTGGGCAAGCTGATGAAGCACGAGGCCTCGGCCCGGCGCTTCCTGCGCGATGGCGAGGCACCGAAGCTGGGGACGCGCTTCGTACAGCCGGAACTGGCGCGCACGCTGAAGGCCATCGCCGCGCGCGGCAAGAAAGCGTTCTACGAGGGCGAGGTCGCGGCCGACATCGTGGCGACGCTGCGCGCCGCGGGCGGGCTGCATACGGAGGAAGACTTCCACCGCGGCGCCGATGTCGCCGAGTTCGTCGAGCCGATCTCGATCGATTGGCGCGGCATGCAGGTGTTCCAGTGCCCGCCCAATGGCGTGGGCATGCATGTACTGCAGATCCTGGGCATCCTGGGCAACCTCGAAACCCCGGAGCAGGGGCCGTGGAGTGCCGAGCGCTTCCACCGCCACATCGAGGCGGCGCGGCTGGTCTATCGCGACCGCGACGCCTTCCTGGCGGACCCGTCGCAGGTGGATGTGCCGGTCGAGCGGCTGCTGGGTGCGGACTACCTGAAGCGCCTGGCGGGCCTCATTCGCGATGACGCGGCGATGCCGGAACTGCCGCCGGCGGGCGAGAGCGACTTCGCCAAGCACAAGGACACCGTCTACCTCTGCGTGGTGGACAAGGACGGCAACGCCTGTTCGTTCATCAACTCGCTGTTCGAGGGCTTCGGCACCGGCATCCTGGCCGAGACGTCCGGCGTCATGCTGCAGAACCGCGGCTTCGGCTTCCGGCTTCAGGAAGGCCACCCGAACTGCATCGCGCCGAACAAGCGGCCGCTGCACACCATCATCCCCGGCATGGTGATGAAGGATGGCCAGGCGATCATGCCGTACGGCGTGATGGGCGGGCGCTTCCAGCCGACCGGGCAGACGCTGTTCCTGAGCAATCACTTCGAATTCGGGCTGGATGTACAGGAAGCGATCGACCATCCGCGGCTGATGCCGCAGGACGGAAAGGTGCAGGTGGAGACCGGCATCCCTGGCCAGGTGGTGGACCGTCTGAACCGGCTGGGGCACGAGTGCGTGCTGGTGGACAAGCCGCATGGCGGTGGCCAGGCGATCTTCATCGACCGCGAGAAGGGCTGCCTGGTGGGTGGTTCGGACCCGCGCAAGGATGGCTGCGCGCTGGGCTACTGA